In Papaver somniferum cultivar HN1 chromosome 1, ASM357369v1, whole genome shotgun sequence, a genomic segment contains:
- the LOC113291373 gene encoding probable protein phosphatase 2C 60, producing MLSVLMNLLRACWRPSSDRYVHSGGDSVGRQEGLLWYKDTGQHWNGEFSMAVVQANNLLEDQSQLESGSLSNYDSGPYGTFIGVYDGHGGPETARFVNDHLFRHLKRFASEQKSMSADVIRKAFLATEEGFISVVSRRWSTNPQFAAVGSCCLVGVICDGTLYIANAGDSRAVLGRLDKATGEISALQLSTEHNASIESVRQELHALHPEDPHIVVLKHNVWRVKGLIQISRSIGDVYLKRAEFNREPLFAKFRLRDPIRRPILSAEPAISTQALQPHDQFLIFASDGLWEHFTNQEAVEMVQKHQRNGSAKRLVKAALQEAAKKREMRYSDLKKIDRGVRRHFHDDITVVVVFLDTNLVSRASSVIGPTISVRGGGVTIPSNTLAPCATPVELGIT from the exons ATGTTATCTGTATTGATGAACCTTCTGAGGGCCTGTTGGCGGCCATCATCGGATCGTTATGTTCATTCAGGTGGGGATTCAGTAGGTCGGCAAGAAGGACTACTTTGGTATAAAGATACTGGGCAACATTGGAATGGAGAATTTTCAATGGCTGTAGTTCAAGCCAATAATTTACTTGAAGATCAGAGCCAGCTTGAATCTGGGTCTCTAAGCAATTACGATTCTGGTCCGTATGGGACTTTTATTGGAGTTTATGATGGACATGGGGGGCCTGAGACAGCACGTTTCGTCAATGATCACCTCTTCCGCCATCTAAAGA GGTTTGCTTCAGAGCAAAAATCTATGTCTGCAGATGTTATCCGTAAAGCTTTTCTAGCGACTGAAGAAGGGTTTATCTCTGTTGTGTCCAGACGATGGTCCACTAATCCCCAATTTGCAGCTGTTGGATCTTGCTGTCTTGTTGGGGTCATCTGCGACGGGACTCTCTATATTGCCAACGCTGGTGACTCCCGAGCTGTCTTGGGGAGACTTGATAAGGCAACTGGAGAGATTTCGGCTCTTCAACTATCTACAGAGCACAACGCCAGCATAGAGTCTGTGAGACAAGAGCTGCATGCTTTACACCCTGAGGATCCACATATTGTAGTTTTAAAGCACAATGTGTGGCGTGTTAAGGGCCTCATACAG ATTTCCAGATCTATTGGTGATGTATACTTGAAAAGGGCTGAGTTCAACAGGGAGCCTTTATTTGCTAAGTTTCGTCTTCGAGATCCCATCAGAAGGCCTATACTAAGTGCTGAACCAGCTATTTCTACTCAGGCATTGCAGCCACATGATCAGTTTCTTATATTTGCATCTGATGGGCTTTGGGAGCACTTCACCAACCAGGAAGCAGTTGAGATGGTTCAAAAGCACCAGCGTAAT GGAAGTGCTAAGAGGCTTGTGAAAGCTGCACTGCAGGAAGCAGCAAAGAAGAGAGAAATGAGATACTCGGATCTGAAGAAAATCGATCGTGGGGTCCGTCGTCATTTCCACGATGACATCACGGTTGTAGTGGTTTTCCTTGATACAAACCTTGTGAGCAGGGCCAGCTCGGTAATAGGTCCAACTATATCTGTTAGAGGGGGTGGGGTTACCATACCTTCAAACACTCTTGCTCCTTGTGCCACCCCCGTCGAACTTGGTATCACCTGA